One genomic segment of Aquipluma nitroreducens includes these proteins:
- a CDS encoding (Fe-S)-binding protein: MSLAFGWFLLIVVGHIEACIHYQTFNVPAYKAIFMRYFMTQPAITLSGKILAACMDLLLLFVLSGVALAYYKRLNSRMFGMKKTTQLKTGDRVALTALWLIFPLRFLAESVSAGIHHNGSIISQPAGQLLSSILPVQSLEMPLWWAYSGALGLFFFALPVSRYMHIPVEVVMIFLRNYGIKVQKRIDGYSRIQIYSCSRCGICLDSCQMTHAAIKDTQSVYALKHIRNRKITDEKLFNCMLCGRCQPDCPVGLELNSLRMTQRIESTKEYNSSYEYLKNGKVDVSPQTEVIYFAGCMTHLTPAIIKSMKEIFAVASVKYWFMDEDKTACCGRPLMQIGQYKAAQKLIDHNRERILASGAKKLVVSCPICYKVFKEDYAIPGITVQHHSEYLLNLMTDKRLPVNKLPLRVIYHDPCELGRGSGIYHQPRLLLDEYTEVIPIKNEKEAAFCCGGSLANIKIKMTERSQIRNKALDEYRNYNPDILVTACPLCKKTFAQSPNLPVHDIAEIVCMSITKSLDFSNETALDFSLKDVAIK; the protein is encoded by the coding sequence ATGAGCCTGGCATTTGGATGGTTCCTGCTAATTGTTGTTGGTCATATCGAAGCCTGCATTCATTATCAAACCTTCAATGTTCCGGCATACAAAGCAATTTTCATGCGCTACTTTATGACCCAGCCTGCTATCACACTTTCAGGGAAAATACTGGCTGCATGTATGGATTTACTGCTCTTGTTTGTGCTTTCAGGCGTCGCACTGGCCTACTATAAACGGTTGAATAGCCGGATGTTTGGAATGAAAAAAACTACGCAACTTAAAACGGGCGACCGCGTTGCTTTGACTGCCCTCTGGCTCATCTTCCCGCTTCGCTTTTTGGCCGAAAGCGTATCTGCCGGCATTCACCACAACGGAAGCATTATAAGTCAGCCAGCCGGACAATTACTTTCGTCAATTTTACCGGTTCAATCGCTGGAAATGCCATTATGGTGGGCCTATTCAGGAGCATTGGGCTTATTTTTCTTCGCGTTGCCTGTTTCGCGTTACATGCATATTCCGGTTGAGGTTGTCATGATTTTCCTCCGAAACTATGGCATTAAAGTTCAAAAGCGAATCGATGGCTATTCCCGAATCCAAATCTATTCGTGTTCGCGCTGCGGAATTTGTCTAGACAGTTGCCAAATGACTCATGCTGCCATTAAGGACACCCAATCAGTTTATGCGTTGAAGCACATCAGGAACAGAAAAATTACCGACGAAAAATTATTCAATTGTATGCTTTGCGGAAGGTGCCAACCCGACTGCCCTGTTGGATTGGAATTGAACAGCTTACGTATGACCCAACGCATTGAATCGACCAAAGAATACAATTCGTCGTACGAATACCTGAAGAATGGCAAAGTTGATGTTAGTCCGCAAACTGAAGTGATTTATTTTGCCGGATGTATGACTCATCTCACTCCAGCCATCATTAAATCGATGAAAGAAATCTTTGCGGTTGCCAGTGTAAAATACTGGTTTATGGACGAGGATAAAACAGCTTGCTGTGGTCGTCCATTGATGCAGATTGGACAATACAAAGCAGCCCAAAAACTGATCGATCATAACCGCGAGCGAATACTTGCTTCAGGAGCAAAAAAACTGGTAGTCTCCTGCCCTATTTGTTACAAGGTGTTTAAAGAAGATTATGCAATACCTGGAATAACTGTTCAGCATCACTCTGAATATTTGCTTAATTTAATGACCGACAAGCGTCTGCCGGTAAATAAGTTGCCACTTCGGGTGATTTATCACGATCCCTGTGAACTTGGTCGTGGTAGTGGCATCTATCACCAACCAAGATTGTTGCTTGACGAATATACCGAAGTAATTCCAATTAAGAATGAAAAAGAAGCAGCCTTCTGCTGTGGTGGAAGTCTGGCCAACATCAAAATTAAAATGACTGAGCGCAGCCAAATTCGGAATAAGGCTTTGGACGAATACCGAAATTACAACCCAGATATACTAGTAACTGCTTGCCCGCTGTGCAAAAAAACATTCGCCCAAAGTCCTAACTTGCCCGTTCACGATATCGCAGAAATCGTATGCATGTCAATAACAAAAAGTTTAGACTTTTCGAATGAAACGGCCTTAGATTTTAGTTTGAAAGATGTAGCAATTAAATAG
- a CDS encoding heterodisulfide reductase-related iron-sulfur binding cluster, producing the protein MKREGKIQVWQDYQKEIADDHYFYVRSCIRQNFFPGSEQTLLKILRKELNKDIYENPHHTSCSGIGYHSDIVPFDTIQTIVARQFALMTEAGYQNLAVSCITSFGIYNEIIETWKEFPAELKKVRTFLKKATGREFEIPQNVAHASDIIYKFRNEIATIGKNRLINRKTGKPLKIVEHIGCHYSKMFPSKGVGGAEFPHVLVGMIESWGGEVVDYPERRHCCGFGFRQYLVMSNRGYSVSNSRKKFESMEPYKPDAILCNCPGCPMFLDRWQYVIEEMEGKTYGDNGRGIPVLTYEEMAGLVLGYDPWDMGMQMHQTNVEPLLDKMGIHYDIDLKYAGKDGKLIGKPTMVGCGC; encoded by the coding sequence ATGAAACGAGAAGGCAAAATACAAGTATGGCAGGACTATCAAAAGGAAATTGCCGATGATCATTACTTCTACGTACGAAGTTGCATACGTCAAAACTTTTTCCCTGGCTCAGAACAAACGCTTCTAAAGATTCTGCGCAAGGAACTGAATAAAGACATTTACGAAAATCCGCACCACACCAGTTGCTCCGGAATCGGCTATCATTCGGATATTGTTCCGTTCGATACCATTCAAACTATCGTTGCACGGCAATTTGCGCTCATGACCGAAGCCGGATACCAGAACCTGGCAGTATCGTGCATTACCTCATTTGGTATTTACAACGAAATCATTGAAACTTGGAAAGAGTTTCCTGCTGAACTTAAGAAAGTACGCACCTTCCTGAAAAAGGCTACCGGACGCGAATTTGAGATACCTCAAAATGTGGCTCATGCCAGCGATATTATATACAAATTCAGGAATGAAATAGCTACAATTGGGAAAAACCGGCTTATCAATAGGAAGACAGGTAAACCGTTGAAAATTGTGGAACACATTGGTTGTCATTATTCAAAGATGTTTCCTTCTAAAGGAGTTGGTGGCGCAGAATTCCCTCATGTATTGGTCGGAATGATCGAATCCTGGGGCGGCGAAGTGGTTGACTATCCTGAACGTCGGCATTGCTGCGGATTTGGCTTCAGGCAATACCTGGTGATGTCGAACCGTGGATACTCAGTTTCCAACTCAAGAAAGAAATTTGAATCGATGGAACCGTATAAACCTGATGCAATTCTGTGCAACTGCCCTGGTTGTCCAATGTTTCTCGATCGGTGGCAGTATGTCATTGAAGAAATGGAAGGTAAAACATACGGAGACAATGGACGGGGAATTCCGGTTCTAACCTATGAAGAAATGGCAGGCCTGGTACTTGGGTACGATCCGTGGGACATGGGAATGCAGATGCACCAAACCAATGTAGAGCCATTATTGGATAAAATGGGAATTCATTACGACATTGATTTAAAGTATGCCGGGAAAGACGGAAAACTGATCGGAAAACCAACGATGGTGGGTTGTGGATGCTGA
- a CDS encoding endonuclease/exonuclease/phosphatase family protein, with protein MKRFFFIILVFVSNLTIAQNVRVITYNIRFNNPDDGINAWPNRSKDVVALLDFHKADVFGLQEALISQIEDIKKQLPNMNWVGVGRDDGKKAGEFSPLFYNSKKFKALKSGWFWLSQTPEKPGLGWDAACNRVCTWLLLETDKKDRQFMVFNTHFDHQGVKARTESAKLILRKIKELNSSKLPVILTGDFNLTPEQEPIAVITKELHDSRTVTKEAPYGPNGTFNGFQFNSPLNERIDYVFVNDLVEVKQYGVLTDSKELRYPSDHLPVFVNLELKKAKK; from the coding sequence ATGAAACGCTTCTTTTTTATCATTTTAGTTTTCGTTAGTAACCTTACAATCGCGCAAAATGTCCGAGTTATTACGTACAATATTCGCTTTAATAATCCGGATGATGGGATAAATGCATGGCCTAACCGGAGTAAGGATGTAGTTGCTTTACTTGACTTCCATAAAGCTGACGTTTTTGGTTTGCAAGAAGCTTTAATTAGTCAGATTGAAGACATTAAAAAGCAGTTACCCAATATGAACTGGGTTGGTGTTGGCCGCGATGATGGTAAAAAAGCAGGTGAATTCTCTCCTCTTTTCTACAATTCAAAGAAATTTAAAGCGCTTAAAAGCGGTTGGTTCTGGCTATCGCAAACACCTGAAAAGCCGGGACTGGGATGGGATGCTGCCTGCAATCGGGTGTGTACCTGGCTTTTGCTCGAAACCGACAAAAAAGATCGGCAATTTATGGTATTCAATACCCATTTCGATCATCAGGGAGTTAAAGCCAGAACTGAGTCTGCTAAACTAATTTTACGAAAAATTAAAGAGTTAAATTCTTCAAAACTACCCGTAATCTTAACCGGAGATTTCAATCTGACTCCTGAACAAGAACCCATTGCCGTAATTACCAAAGAACTTCACGATTCACGTACGGTTACAAAAGAAGCACCCTACGGACCTAATGGAACATTCAACGGGTTTCAATTTAATAGTCCGCTTAACGAACGTATCGATTATGTCTTTGTAAACGATTTGGTCGAAGTTAAGCAGTACGGTGTATTAACCGATTCGAAAGAACTAAGGTATCCATCCGACCATTTACCTGTTTTTGTGAATCTGGAGCTGAAAAAGGCGAAGAAGTAA
- a CDS encoding 4Fe-4S dicluster domain-containing protein, protein MELYQELTKDVRFVEGLKSCMNCGVCTAICPAAEFYDYDPRIIAGIVQSKDEKRIEELLKSETIWYCGECMSCKTRCPRGNTPGMIIMALRSLSQELGYFTESEKGRQQLAIKRVVGENIISKGYCVLPENLIPEMHPEQGPVGEWIYDNKEEVYERVGANYNGDGEGALRKIPQESMDEIYRIFEITGGIDRFEKIEYFSKLKAKNMGFTENEDNYADYVSHIFTTNNGKHNRQ, encoded by the coding sequence ATGGAACTTTACCAGGAACTTACAAAAGATGTTCGGTTTGTGGAAGGCCTGAAATCCTGCATGAATTGTGGTGTTTGCACGGCTATTTGCCCAGCTGCCGAATTTTACGACTACGACCCCAGAATAATTGCCGGCATTGTACAATCAAAGGATGAAAAACGGATTGAAGAACTTCTGAAAAGTGAGACCATCTGGTATTGTGGCGAATGTATGTCGTGTAAAACCCGCTGTCCACGGGGAAACACCCCAGGAATGATTATCATGGCTCTGCGCAGTTTATCTCAGGAATTGGGGTACTTTACCGAATCGGAAAAAGGTCGCCAGCAGTTGGCGATCAAGCGTGTAGTTGGCGAAAACATTATATCCAAAGGTTATTGCGTCCTTCCCGAAAACCTTATTCCTGAAATGCACCCCGAACAAGGACCTGTTGGGGAATGGATTTATGACAATAAAGAAGAAGTTTATGAACGCGTTGGAGCTAATTACAATGGTGATGGCGAGGGTGCTTTACGTAAAATTCCACAGGAATCGATGGACGAAATTTACCGGATCTTCGAAATAACAGGTGGTATTGACCGTTTCGAAAAAATTGAATATTTCTCGAAACTTAAAGCTAAAAACATGGGATTTACCGAAAATGAGGACAATTATGCAGACTATGTAAGCCACATTTTCACTACCAACAACGGCAAACATAACCGACAATAA
- a CDS encoding YhcH/YjgK/YiaL family protein, producing MILDKLENAELYSCISENLKKGFDFLKNTNLSALEIGKYEIDGKNVFALVSEYDSKAPQDCRLEAHQVYADIQYIVSGREAIGFAPLNRQTVTAEYLPEKDIVFFSGETTQMIVEAGMFAVFYPQDVHRPCMQIDGPEKVKKVVVKVKI from the coding sequence ATGATACTTGATAAACTTGAAAATGCTGAGCTCTATTCCTGCATCAGCGAAAACCTAAAAAAAGGGTTCGATTTTCTGAAAAATACAAATCTTTCGGCGCTGGAAATCGGGAAATATGAAATTGATGGCAAAAATGTATTTGCCCTGGTTAGCGAATACGACAGCAAAGCTCCTCAGGATTGCCGTTTGGAAGCACATCAGGTTTATGCCGACATTCAGTACATTGTTTCAGGGAGGGAAGCCATTGGTTTTGCTCCATTGAACAGACAAACAGTAACCGCAGAATACCTTCCGGAGAAAGATATTGTCTTCTTTTCAGGAGAAACCACCCAAATGATTGTTGAAGCAGGAATGTTTGCTGTATTTTACCCGCAGGATGTTCACCGCCCATGTATGCAGATTGACGGTCCGGAGAAGGTAAAGAAAGTGGTTGTGAAAGTGAAAATCTAA
- a CDS encoding UpxY family transcription antiterminator produces MEKLNYHWYAIYTKANGEKRLFDHLQVKNIECYLPTRKVLKTWSDRKKWVEEPLFKCYIFVKVSFKEFFNALNTPGAICYISFGGRAQSIPEFQITNVRNFLHQCDQEVSLTYEHIQKGAIVEVLNGSLKGIKGEVANIYGQVRLLIRVNSLNCSLYANISREDVKLIEENSAQRFSC; encoded by the coding sequence TTGGAAAAACTTAACTACCATTGGTATGCCATATATACCAAAGCAAACGGAGAAAAAAGGCTTTTTGACCATTTGCAGGTAAAAAACATCGAATGTTATTTACCAACAAGAAAGGTATTAAAAACTTGGAGCGACCGTAAAAAATGGGTTGAAGAACCTTTATTTAAATGCTATATTTTCGTAAAGGTAAGTTTCAAAGAGTTCTTTAATGCCCTAAACACTCCAGGAGCTATTTGCTATATAAGTTTTGGTGGACGAGCGCAATCCATCCCAGAATTTCAAATTACAAATGTTAGAAACTTCCTTCATCAATGTGATCAAGAGGTTTCCCTAACTTATGAGCATATTCAAAAGGGTGCTATTGTTGAGGTCTTGAATGGATCATTAAAAGGTATAAAAGGTGAAGTTGCCAACATTTATGGACAAGTGAGACTTTTGATACGGGTTAACTCACTAAATTGTAGCCTTTATGCTAACATTTCCAGAGAAGACGTAAAATTAATTGAAGAAAATTCAGCTCAAAGATTCTCGTGTTGA
- a CDS encoding NAD(P)/FAD-dependent oxidoreductase yields the protein MKADFIIVGQGLAGTLLAYELFRQNKTVVVFNDPNQLKSSDVAAGIINPVVFRRMTKSWLVDDAFPQMESTYRELEEILHEQLYYPGQMLKILGEDEFIFWKEKAFANHLENYLEAVPVLNLKDQELLNAFSFGCVNKSGRLDIQKLISTFSGLLAQQNLIRNEKLDYEKLILLADSITYDNIIAQKIIFCEGSAAAFNPFFKNLKFKHSKGEVLELKIRRLKLNEIISDEVFVAPIWNNKYKVGATYTWDKLNVETTDSARKELLDKLQNISSAPFEVLSQKAGIRPTMHDRKPVIGLLPENPQIGIFNGLGSKGVLLGPYFAKQFANYLVGNSNYIHPEANIERYFKRK from the coding sequence ATGAAAGCAGATTTTATCATTGTTGGGCAGGGGCTTGCAGGAACATTGTTGGCCTATGAATTATTCAGGCAGAACAAAACGGTTGTAGTCTTTAACGATCCCAATCAACTCAAATCATCTGACGTTGCGGCAGGAATAATCAACCCCGTTGTTTTCCGGAGAATGACTAAAAGCTGGTTGGTTGATGATGCCTTTCCTCAAATGGAATCGACTTATCGGGAACTGGAAGAGATACTACACGAGCAACTCTATTATCCGGGTCAAATGCTTAAGATTTTAGGCGAAGATGAATTCATTTTCTGGAAGGAGAAGGCCTTCGCCAATCATCTGGAGAATTATCTGGAAGCAGTACCAGTTCTAAATTTAAAAGATCAGGAATTATTAAATGCTTTCAGTTTCGGTTGCGTTAACAAATCTGGACGACTTGACATCCAAAAACTTATTTCAACTTTCTCAGGATTATTAGCACAGCAAAATTTGATCAGGAATGAAAAGCTAGATTACGAAAAGCTGATATTATTAGCCGACTCCATTACTTATGATAATATTATTGCTCAAAAGATCATTTTCTGTGAAGGGTCAGCTGCTGCGTTTAATCCATTTTTCAAAAATCTGAAATTTAAACACTCGAAAGGCGAAGTTCTGGAACTCAAAATCCGGAGATTGAAACTGAACGAAATCATCAGCGATGAAGTATTTGTGGCGCCAATCTGGAACAACAAATACAAAGTTGGTGCAACTTATACCTGGGACAAATTAAACGTTGAAACAACAGATTCAGCCCGCAAGGAATTGCTTGACAAACTACAAAACATCAGTTCTGCACCTTTCGAAGTATTGAGTCAAAAGGCTGGAATTCGCCCAACAATGCACGACCGAAAACCAGTAATCGGCTTGCTTCCGGAAAACCCACAAATAGGAATTTTTAACGGATTGGGTTCAAAAGGCGTTCTGCTTGGTCCCTATTTCGCCAAACAATTTGCAAATTATTTAGTTGGAAATTCAAATTACATTCATCCAGAAGCCAATATTGAAAGATACTTTAAGCGCAAATAA
- a CDS encoding alpha/beta hydrolase → MNNLIFFLKITIPLFFLSLNIFAQERYKEEITDSARVETFTYAFKDGKSLDMDVYSPAFDNQTQRPLIFYVHGGGFSGGTRNEPGIQAFCKKLARHGYVVSSISYRLTRAGKESGFGCDCPAVDKRNTFNDAVEDLQGATFFMIQQRDKMGIDPQKIILSGSSAGAETVLNTAYQPPYCYGLDSGPVSYAGVISMAGAIPDTSRIFKESAIPSLLFHGTCDNLVPYATAPHRHCKEDQPGYLILHGSYTIAEKLKKLGTPYWLYTYCNASHEIAGKPMSDNLNEIIDFCYSYIVNKGTEQKTTIIKANNKTCEYQSFNFCSE, encoded by the coding sequence ATGAACAATCTAATATTCTTCCTGAAAATCACAATTCCGCTCTTTTTTTTAAGCCTTAATATTTTTGCTCAGGAGCGTTACAAAGAAGAGATTACTGACTCTGCGCGGGTTGAAACGTTTACGTATGCATTTAAAGACGGTAAATCGCTCGATATGGATGTCTATTCTCCTGCCTTCGATAATCAAACTCAAAGACCTTTAATCTTTTATGTGCACGGTGGTGGTTTTTCCGGTGGAACACGCAACGAGCCAGGGATTCAGGCATTTTGCAAAAAACTGGCCCGGCATGGATATGTGGTTTCATCGATTTCGTACCGGTTAACACGCGCTGGAAAAGAAAGCGGCTTTGGATGCGACTGTCCGGCTGTTGACAAGCGAAATACCTTTAACGACGCAGTGGAAGATCTTCAGGGTGCAACCTTTTTCATGATTCAGCAGCGCGATAAAATGGGAATCGATCCGCAAAAAATAATTCTTTCAGGAAGCAGTGCGGGTGCAGAAACCGTGCTGAACACAGCCTATCAGCCACCATACTGCTATGGTCTGGATAGTGGCCCAGTTTCGTATGCCGGCGTTATTTCGATGGCAGGCGCGATTCCAGATACTTCACGGATTTTTAAGGAATCAGCAATTCCATCACTTCTTTTTCACGGAACCTGCGATAACTTGGTTCCTTATGCTACAGCGCCACATCGGCACTGCAAAGAAGACCAGCCCGGGTACCTCATTTTGCACGGTTCGTACACCATAGCCGAAAAACTTAAAAAACTCGGAACGCCATACTGGCTTTACACCTATTGCAATGCTTCGCATGAGATTGCAGGTAAACCCATGTCTGACAATTTGAATGAGATTATCGATTTTTGCTATTCCTACATCGTCAACAAAGGAACCGAGCAAAAAACGACAATAATAAAAGCCAACAATAAAACGTGTGAATACCAATCTTTTAATTTTTGTTCTGAATGA
- a CDS encoding transposase — protein sequence MTKKRFAESQIYRILQENENGTTIPALIKKYGISQATIYNWRVKYGGMNISEIHRLNELEEENDRLKRMFADLSLENLILKGKLEKSK from the coding sequence ATGACAAAAAAGAGATTTGCAGAATCACAGATTTATCGTATTCTACAAGAAAATGAAAATGGAACTACAATTCCAGCGCTTATTAAAAAATATGGAATAAGCCAAGCTACAATCTACAACTGGAGAGTAAAATATGGGGGTATGAATATATCTGAAATCCATAGACTAAATGAACTGGAGGAAGAGAATGACAGATTAAAAAGAATGTTTGCTGATTTAAGTCTTGAGAACCTAATCCTAAAAGGCAAATTAGAAAAATCAAAATAA
- a CDS encoding sugar transferase gives MLKEREPVLEKLNVVFQVILTILCFDGAKWLTHEFFVPVQSDLTQYKTLLFIIVPLWLLILNQSNLGRIGRLKMYSVLFIEYLTSIIIGNVLLYVAIVFLDLNGVSRLVLGIFAILNLIVLYSYKFILSATMKYLRREGLNSRLILIIADEDSSYFIDRLVETKDWGYRIWAIMTDDEVIKSKYGQEFHIIPCVSDLSEVIDNKSIDEVFYCKSSLEQNEIQKYIYSCAEVGVVFRMQSLLLNYIKMQSTLSFLNQMPFLTFRNTPDNYLALKFKVLLDYIISISVLIILSPIILIIAFLIKLDGGPVFFMQKRMGLNGRQFFCYKFRTMVVNAESLKESLQAQNEQEGPVFKIKNDPRVTKIGQFLRKTSLDELPQFINVLKGEMAVVGPRPPIPSEVKQYIRWQNRRLSMKPGITCIWQVSGRNNIPFDQWMKMDMQYIDTWSLKLDLIILLKTVRVVLTGNGQ, from the coding sequence ATGCTTAAAGAAAGAGAACCAGTTCTTGAAAAATTAAATGTAGTTTTTCAGGTAATTTTGACCATTTTATGTTTTGATGGTGCAAAATGGTTGACACATGAGTTTTTTGTACCTGTACAAAGTGATCTAACGCAATATAAAACCTTACTTTTCATTATTGTTCCACTTTGGTTATTAATACTAAACCAGTCGAATTTAGGTAGAATTGGTCGTTTGAAGATGTATTCAGTATTATTTATCGAATACTTAACCTCGATAATTATTGGAAATGTTTTACTTTATGTCGCCATTGTTTTTTTAGATCTTAATGGAGTATCCAGATTAGTATTAGGTATTTTTGCCATATTAAATTTAATTGTATTATATTCTTATAAGTTCATTTTATCAGCAACAATGAAATACCTTCGGAGAGAAGGGTTAAATAGCAGATTAATTTTGATTATTGCAGATGAAGATTCAAGTTATTTTATTGACCGATTGGTTGAAACTAAAGATTGGGGATATCGGATATGGGCAATTATGACTGATGATGAAGTAATTAAATCTAAATATGGTCAGGAATTTCATATTATACCTTGTGTCAGTGATCTTTCTGAAGTAATTGACAACAAGTCAATTGATGAAGTATTCTACTGCAAAAGCTCATTAGAACAAAATGAAATTCAAAAGTATATCTATTCATGTGCAGAAGTCGGAGTTGTTTTTCGAATGCAATCGTTATTACTTAACTACATAAAGATGCAATCGACACTCTCATTTTTAAATCAAATGCCATTTTTAACCTTTCGAAATACACCCGATAATTATCTGGCGCTCAAATTTAAAGTACTGCTAGACTATATAATCTCCATTTCGGTTCTCATTATTTTATCACCAATCATTTTAATTATAGCATTTTTGATTAAGCTTGATGGAGGACCAGTCTTTTTTATGCAGAAAAGGATGGGTCTAAATGGGAGGCAGTTTTTTTGTTACAAATTTAGAACAATGGTTGTTAATGCGGAAAGCTTAAAGGAATCTCTGCAAGCACAAAATGAGCAGGAAGGTCCTGTTTTCAAGATAAAAAATGACCCGAGAGTAACTAAAATCGGTCAGTTTTTACGTAAAACATCTTTGGATGAATTACCGCAATTTATTAATGTTTTGAAAGGCGAAATGGCGGTAGTTGGTCCACGTCCACCAATTCCGTCTGAAGTAAAACAATACATACGATGGCAAAATAGGAGATTAAGTATGAAGCCTGGAATAACTTGTATCTGGCAGGTATCTGGAAGAAACAATATCCCATTTGATCAATGGATGAAGATGGATATGCAATACATCGACACATGGTCGTTAAAATTAGATTTAATTATTCTTTTAAAGACTGTTCGCGTTGTATTAACTGGGAATGGCCAATAA
- a CDS encoding FAD-dependent oxidoreductase — MKHIVIIGGGIAGIETACALTDAGHWVTVIEKEEKVGGKLNNWSYLFPDFTPADKILGALLEKHSEKDFSILNQTEVRSIHRQNSKFNIETSGNQKLEADAVVVATGYELFDASRKEEYGYKIYDHVITSADLEKLLLPDGDLSVAAGQNPKRIAFVHCVGSRDEKSGNHYCSKVCCITGVKQAIELKKRLPEAEIYCFYMDLRMYGKNFEELYRDAQEKYDIQFIRGRLSEASEKIDKSLLIKSEDTLSGRPLKMNVDLLVLLVGMEAGKGTAKAATTCSIGCEESGFLKTTDSFLKSNFSEQEGIFLAGSCTAPMSVNDTILHARSAAMEVNNWLKKNN; from the coding sequence GTGAAACACATTGTAATTATAGGTGGCGGAATTGCCGGAATTGAAACAGCTTGTGCCCTGACTGATGCTGGACATTGGGTTACTGTAATCGAAAAAGAAGAAAAGGTTGGCGGAAAACTGAACAACTGGTCATACCTTTTCCCAGACTTTACTCCCGCTGATAAGATATTGGGTGCTCTTTTGGAAAAACACAGTGAAAAAGATTTTTCAATTTTAAACCAGACAGAAGTCCGCTCTATTCATCGCCAAAATAGCAAGTTCAACATCGAAACTTCAGGTAATCAAAAGTTAGAAGCAGATGCAGTAGTTGTCGCTACCGGCTACGAACTTTTTGATGCCTCCCGAAAGGAAGAATACGGGTACAAAATATATGATCATGTAATCACTTCGGCCGATCTGGAAAAATTACTATTACCTGACGGAGACCTTTCAGTAGCTGCCGGCCAAAATCCGAAACGGATTGCATTTGTGCATTGTGTGGGGTCGCGTGATGAAAAATCGGGCAATCATTATTGCTCCAAGGTGTGCTGCATTACTGGTGTTAAACAAGCAATAGAACTTAAAAAGCGGTTGCCTGAAGCTGAGATTTATTGTTTCTACATGGATTTGCGCATGTACGGGAAAAACTTTGAAGAACTTTACCGCGATGCACAAGAAAAGTACGACATCCAGTTCATCCGTGGGCGTTTGTCTGAAGCGTCAGAAAAAATCGATAAAAGTTTGCTGATCAAATCAGAAGATACGCTTTCAGGCAGGCCACTCAAAATGAATGTTGATTTGCTGGTTCTGCTTGTGGGCATGGAAGCCGGAAAAGGAACCGCAAAAGCTGCGACTACCTGTAGCATCGGCTGCGAAGAGTCAGGTTTTCTGAAAACTACCGACTCATTTCTGAAATCCAATTTTTCAGAGCAAGAAGGAATATTTTTGGCAGGTAGCTGCACCGCCCCCATGTCGGTAAACGATACCATTTTACATGCCAGATCGGCAGCTATGGAAGTAAACAATTGGCTAAAAAAGAATAATTAA
- a CDS encoding 4Fe-4S dicluster domain-containing protein: MKDFGFSVIKQRTIDYDQFDGRLLNEVLEIEPSFKVCLSCGGCTATCSAADLVSFNVRRMNLLLRRGETVELESEIQKCMLCGKCMLVCPRGINLRNVIMLIKKSILKYKPVNS, encoded by the coding sequence ATGAAAGATTTTGGCTTTTCTGTGATCAAACAGCGAACAATCGACTACGATCAGTTTGACGGCCGTCTTCTGAATGAGGTTTTAGAAATTGAACCATCCTTCAAGGTATGCCTGTCGTGTGGTGGATGCACCGCCACTTGCAGCGCTGCTGATTTGGTCAGTTTCAATGTACGGCGAATGAACTTGTTGTTGCGTCGTGGCGAAACGGTAGAGCTCGAATCTGAGATCCAAAAATGTATGCTCTGTGGTAAGTGCATGTTGGTTTGCCCTCGCGGAATCAACCTCCGCAATGTTATCATGCTCATAAAAAAGAGTATACTGAAATATAAACCCGTCAATTCGTAG